A window from Citrus sinensis cultivar Valencia sweet orange chromosome 5, DVS_A1.0, whole genome shotgun sequence encodes these proteins:
- the LOC127902083 gene encoding 22.7 kDa class IV heat shock protein-like: protein MMFLMTGNPFGVLEQTTLKIPKRADNHQTLALATADWMETPTAHVITLDIPGMKKDDVKIEIEENKVLRVSGERKSDDYYKEGVQREKWHRAERISGKFWRQFKMPMSADLEHVKAHQENGVLRITVPKLAEEKKRQPNVINIDEESGTSYGEGTKATKAQT from the coding sequence ATGATGTTCCTAATGACAGGGAATCCTTTCGGGGTTCTTGAACAAACCACTCTAAAAATCCCAAAAAGAGCTGACAATCATCAAACTCTAGCCCTGGCGACAGCAGACTGGATGGAGACACCAACAGCTCATGTGATCACACTCGACATTCCAGGGATGAAGAAAGATGATGTGAAGATTGAGATTGAAGAGAACAAGGTACTGAGAGTGAGTGGGGAGAGGAAGAGTGATGATTATTATAAGGAGGGAGTCCAAAGAGAGAAATGGCACAGAGCTGAGAGAATAAGTGGCAAGTTTTGGAGGCAGTTTAAGATGCCAATGAGTGCTGACTTGGAACATGTTAAGGCTCATCAGGAAAATGGGGTTCTGAGGATCACGGTGCCAAAGCTAgctgaggagaagaagaggcAGCCTAATGTTATTAACATTGATGAAGAGTCTGGTACTTCTTACGGTGAAGGTACTAAGGCCACCAAGGCTCAAACGTAA